A DNA window from Vicia villosa cultivar HV-30 ecotype Madison, WI unplaced genomic scaffold, Vvil1.0 ctg.001890F_1_1, whole genome shotgun sequence contains the following coding sequences:
- the LOC131637011 gene encoding probable inactive poly [ADP-ribose] polymerase SRO1, whose product MAYNSASALDEATLNEKRNMAIQCLAHLAELSTPTNLFVEQMSLVGDEGQPAESGPGISRLLVKYSMNYKKSGLLKRLMFYQNGEWSDYPQHVVELVKKDFETKKATAEVELDGENLVMYFFHMCNMNLKTGLRQPIAWIDEAGSFFFPELFASVDEESNNIGEQEVVESHGMKESQEHSGKSNALAMDVDADGRDTANKMENENIGESPNQDREIDLNAYTEPGYGELDVDYVRNLFLTGMTTFGVNDDDIVDIYCNSSISMQARLELFQKQADITKGIHGDANVRYGWLACSKEELSTIMQNGLDHNALSSSKCIYGFGIHLAAITHPYACVPYCDADENGVKHLILCRVIMGNMELLRRGNNKIRSSGCEYDNGVDDIEHPKYYVVWSNNMNTHIYQEFVVSFKASLDAEGNERSNEIMNVVSGNNSSISDTLSM is encoded by the exons ATGGCATACAACTCTGCAAGCGCATTGGATGAAGCTACACTCAATGAAAAGAGAAATATGGCTATCCAATGCTTGGCACATTTGGCTGAACTTTCGACACCAACAAACTTGTTTGTCGAACAAATGAGCTTAGTAGGAGATGAGGGCCAACCAGCTGAATCTGGTCCTGGTATTTCAAGGCTCCTGGTTAAGTATTCTATGAACTATAAGAAAAGTGGGTTACTCAAACGGTTGATGTTCTATCAAAACGGTGAGTGGTCAGACTATCCTCAACATGTTGTCGAATTGGTTAAGAAGGATTTTGAAACCAAGAAGGCAACCGCGGAGGTAGAGTTGGACGGTGAGAATCTTGTGATGTACTTTTTTCATATGTGTAATATGAATTTGAAGACGGGTTTGCGACAACCCATTGCTTGGATTGATGAGGCTGGGAGTTTTTTTTTCCCTGAACTTTTCGCTAGTGTTGACGAAGAATCTAATAACATAGGCGAACAAGAGGTTGTGGAAAGTCATGGTATGAAAGAGTCACAGGAGCATAGTGGAAAGTCTAATGCTTTAGCTATGGATGTAGATGCTGATGGTCGTGATACCGCTAACaaaatggaaaatgaaaacattgGGGAATCTCCAAACCAAGACAGAGAAATAGATTTAAATGCTTATACTGAACCAGGATATGGAGAGCTGGATGTAGATTATGTACGTAATCTATTTCTCACAGGAATGACTACTTTCGGCGTTAATGATGATGACATCGTCGATATTTACTGTAACTCAAGCATCTCAATGCAAGCGCGACTGGAGTTATTCCAGAAGCAAGCTGATATCACTAAAGGAATTCACGGGGATGCTAATGTTCGATACGGTTGGCTTGCATGTTCTAAAGAGGAACTGTCTACAATAATGCAAAATGGGCTTGACCACAATGCACTTTCTTCGTCTAAGTGCATATACGGATTTGGTATTCATCTTGCTGCTATTACCCACCCTTATGCTTG TGTCCCTTATTGTGATGCTGACGAAAACGGGGTTAAGCATTTGATCCTTTGTCGTGTGATAATGGGGAACATGGAGCTTCTTCGTCGTGGAAATAATAAAATTCGTTCTAGTGGTTGCGAATATGATAATGGGGTTGATGACATTGAACATCCAAAATACTACGTGGTTTGGAGTAATAATATGAACACTCATATTTATCAAGAATTTGTTGTCAGCTTCAAGGCTTCATTGGATGCTGAAG GAAATGAACGATCAAATGAGATTATGAATGTTGTTTCTGGGAATAACTCTTCTATATCGGATACT CTTTCTATGTAA